In Passer domesticus isolate bPasDom1 chromosome 7, bPasDom1.hap1, whole genome shotgun sequence, one genomic interval encodes:
- the ZMYM3 gene encoding zinc finger MYM-type protein 3 isoform X1, with translation MDSSEFSGSLDPLSLPDKPLIGDLPADMEFGEDLLGSQTASTQEVSVVQPPGWDQSKQMTADEDLDLVVKADSESELNKSNDCVLDKPGVLDKLEKPGVLDDLGKTSDLVDKPEGLDGLCKAQPSQDVEGGPADSSALSREGIGPETGKEGEDAPKNFSGDVKEDGAAAIPALSGDNAPGSPQQPVPDSRDLSSAPAKEETTAQSSNPTVPPPQISLKQTKKMKLKAPRKSSPVQREGLAGEAEVRLSPDSRTAALPPEPVEKNRAEEGDDSGKNSHKENSVLKAQEALPPAGESLSGKGSEPPAEKEQKRSERPRRSETVRTETVNSSESIPVSDEDSDAMVDDPNDEDFVPFRTRRSTRMSLRAQMAQRAARSTFTKMTCANCRTPLQKGQTAYQRKGLPQLFCSSSCLTTFSKKPPGKKICTFCKKEIWNTKDSVVAQIGSGGSFHEFCTSVCLSLYEAQQHRPAPQSADASDTSRCSVCHKPGEIQHEVSNGNVVHRICSDACFTKFRATKGLKTNCCDNCGLYIYNKGLPLEYLFHEGQQKRFCNSACLNSYKKKNTRVYPCMWCKTLCKNFDMLPNVDRSGKMGLFCSICCTTSHKVKQSGLVGPPRPCSFCRKSLSEPCYYNKTDRVVYQFCSPSCWTKFQRTSPEGGIHLNCHYCHNLFSGKPEILDWQDKVYQFCCKDCCEDFKRLRGVVSQCEHCKQEKLLHEKIRFSGVEKNFCSEGCVLLYKQDFTKNLGLCCITCTYCSQTCQRAVTEQLEGSTWDFCSEDCKSKYLLWYFKAARCHACKRQGKLLETIHWRGQIKHFCNQQCLLRFYNQQNQPNLDTQKGPESLLNSQTSEPKPAVPSTQKAETNMLSAKASSAQTSPAVPPPAPPLVPATPRKNKAAMCKPLMQNRGVSCKFEMKSKGCQTEADWKPQLVVLPIPVPIFVPVPMHMYCQKVPVPFSMPVPVPVPMFLPTTLESTEKIVETIEELKVKIPSNPLEADILAMAEMIAEAEELDKASSDLCDLVSNQSAEGLLEDCDLFGPARDDVLAMAVKMANVLDEPGQDLEADFPKNPLDINPSVDFLFDCGLVGPDDVSTEQDLPRAVRKGQKRLVLSESCSRDSMSSQPSCTVLNYSYGVNAWKSWVQAKYAGGETSKGEELRFGPKPMRIKEDILACSAAELNYGLAQFVKEITRPNGERYEPDSIYYLCLGIQQYLLENNRMVNIFTDLYYLTFVQELNKSLSGWQPTILPNNTVFSRVEEEHLWECKQLGVYSPFVLLNTLMFFNTKFFGLQTAEEHMQLSFTNVVRQSRKCTTARGMTKVVSIRYYAPAKQKKSRDGGSGKRKREEEVPMLEQRENRMNPLRCPVKFYEFYLSKCPESLRNRSDVFYLQPERSCIAESPLWYSVIPMDRSMLESMLNRILAVREIYEEHSRLSSLEDDVD, from the exons ATGGATTCCAGTGAATTTTCAGGATCCTTGGACCCCCTGTCCTTGCCTGACAAACCGCTCATTGGTGATCTCCCTGCTGACATGGAGTTTGGTGAAGATCTCCTGGGCTCCCAAACAGCTTCCACCCAGGAAGTTTCAGTTGTTCAGCCCCCTGGCTGGGATCAATCCAAACAGATGACTGCAGATGAGGACTTGGACCTTGTAGTGAAAGCAGACAGCGAGTCTGAACTAAATAAATCAAATGACTGTGTTCTAGATAAACCTGGTGTCTTGGATAAGCTGGAGAAACCTGGTGTCTTAGATGATTTGGGTAAAACCTCTGACTTGGTGGATAAACCAGAGGGTCTGGATGGGCTGTGTAAGGCACAACCTTCCCAGGACGTGGAAGGTGGACCGGCAGACTCCTCTGCCTTATCTAGAGAAGGCATTGGTCCAGAAACAGGGAAAGAAGGGGAGGATGCACCAAAAAATTTTTCTGGGGATGTAAAGGAAGATGGTGCTGCTGCTATTCCTGCACTGTCTGGTGACAATGCTCCTGGATCACCCCAACAACCTGTCCCTGATTCCAGGGATCTCAGCAGTGCCCCGGCCAAGGAAGAAACCACAGCACAGTCCTCAAATCCCACAGTGCCCCCACCCCAAATCAGTCTTAAACAAACAAAGAAGATGAAGTTGAAGGCACCAAGGAAAAGCTCACCTGtgcagagggaagggctggcaggggaggCAGAGGTGCGACTGAGCCcagacagcagaactgcagctTTGCCCCCTGAGCCTGTGGAGAAAAACCGGGCAGAGGAAGGGGATGATAGTGGGAAGAACTCACATAAAGAAAACAGTGTACTCAAAGCACAGGAAGCCTTACCACCAGCAG GAGAAAGCCTGTCTGGGAAGGGAAGCGAGCCACCAGCTGAGAAG GAGCAGAAAAGAAGTGAACGACCCAGAAGATCAGAAACTGTCAGGACTGAGACTGTGAACTCCTCAGAGAGCA ttcCAGTGTCTGATGAAGACTCTGATGCGATGGTGGATGATCCCAACGACGAGGATTTCGTCCCTTTCCGTACGCGGCGCTCCACTCGGATGTCGCTGCGCGCGCAGATGGCGCAGCGAGCCGCCCGCTCCACCTTCACCAAGATGACGTGTGCCAACTGCAGGACCCCCCTGCAGAAGGGCCAGACTGCCTACCAGCGAAAAGGGCTTCCTCAGCTcttctgctccagctcctgtctCACCACCTTCTCAAAAAAACCGCCTGGCAAGAAGATATGCACCTTCTGCAAAAA GGAGATCTGGAACACCAAGGACTCTGTGGTTGCCCAGATTGGTTCAGGTGGCTCTTTCCATGAGTTCTGCACCTCTGTCTGCCTTTCCCTCTACGaggcccagcagcacagaccaGCACCTCAGTCTGCAGATGCCTCGGACACCAGCCGCTGCAGTGTTTGCCACAAACCTGGCGAG ATCCAGCACGAGGTCAGCAATGGGAACGTGGTTCACCGCATCTGCAGTGACGCCTGCTTCACCAAGTtccgggccaccaaggggcTGAAAACGAACTGCTGTGACAACTGTGGACTTTATATCTACAACAAGGGCTTGCCCCTGGAGTACCTCTTCCATGAAGGCCAGCAAAAACGCTTTTGCAACTCTGCGTGTCTCAACAGTTACAAGAAG AAGAACACTCGGGTCTACCCCTGCATGTGGTGCAAGACGCTGTGCAAGAACTTTGACATGCTGCCCAACGTGGATCGCAGTGGCAAGATGGGCCTGTTCTGCTCCATCTGCTGCACTACCTCCCACAAAGTGAAGCAGTCAGGCTTAGTTG GTCCCCCCAGACCCTGCAGCTTCTGCAGAAAGAGTTTATCTGAACCCTGCTATTACAACAAGACAGACCGGGTTGTCTACCAgttctgcagccccagctgctggacCAAATTCCAG CGCACCAGCCCGGAAGGTGGGATCCACCTCAACTGCCATTACTGTCACAATCTGTTCAGCGGGAAGCCGGAGATCCTGGACTGGCAG GACAAGGTGTATCAGTTCTGCTGCAAGGACTGCTGCGAGGACTTCAAGCGGCTGCGTGGGGTGGTGTCTCAGTGTGAACACTGCAagcaggagaagctgctgcatGAGAAGATCCGTTTCTCTGGAGTGGAGAAGAACTTCTGCAGCGAAG GGTGTGTGCTTCTTTACAAACAGGATTTCACCAAGAACCTGGGCCTGTGCTGCATCACCTGCACCTACTGTTCTCAGACCTGCCAGCGGGCGGTCACCGAGCAGCTGGAGGGCAGCACCTGGGACTTCTGTAGTGAAGACTGCAAAAGCAAATACTTGCTCTGGTACTTCAAG GCAGCTCGGTGCCATGCCTGCAAGCGTCAGGGGAAGCTGCTGGAAACCATCCACTGGCGGGGGCAAATCAAACACTTCTGCAACCAGCAGTGTCTGCTGCGATTTTACAATCAACAGAACCAGCCCAACCTGGACACGCAGAAGGGGCCCGAGAGCCTGCTGAACA GTCAGACTTCAGAACCAAAACCAGCTGTCCCTTCCACACAGAAGGCAGAAACTAACATG CTGTCAGCAAAGGCCTCCTCAGCCCAAACctctccagctgtgccaccTCCTGCCCCACCTCTGGTTCCAGCCACCCCTCGGAAAAACAAAGCTGCCATGTGTAAACCACTGATGCAGAACCGGGGTGTCTCCTGCAAGTTTGAAATGAAGTCCAAAGGATGTCAGACAG AGGCTGACTGGAAGCCCCAGCTGGTTGTGTTGCCAATCCCCGTCCCGATCTTCGTGCCTGTGCCTATGCATATGTACTGCCAGAAAGTACCTGTGCCTTTCTCCATGCCTGTCCCG gtgcctgtgccaATGTTCCTGCCCACCACACTGGAGAGCACAGAGAAGATCGTGGAGACCATTGAGGAACTGAAGGTGAAGATCCCCTCCAATCCCCTAGAGGCTGACATCCTGGCCATGGCTGAGATGATTGCAGAGGCTGAGGAACTGGACAAAGCCTCCTCAGACTTGTGTG ACCTGGTGAGTAACCAGAGTGCAGAGGGTCTCCTGGAGGACTGTGATCTGTTCGGACCAGCGCGGGACGATGTGTTGGCTATGGCTGTCAAGATGGCAAATGTCCTCGATGAGCCAGGCCAGGACCTAGAGGCTGACTTCCCTAAGA ACCCTCTGGACATCAACCCCAGTGTGGATTTCCTCTTTGACTGTGGGCTGGTGGGACCAGATGATGTGTCCACAGAGCAAGATCTGCCTCGAGCTGTCCGGAAG GGGCAGAAGCGCCTGGTGCTCTCTGAAAGCTGTTCCCGGGACTCGAtgagcagccagcccagctgtaCCGTGCTCAACTACTCATATGGTGTGAATGCCTGGAAGTCCTGGGTACAAGCCAAGTATGCAGGGGGAGAAACCAGCAAGGGAGAGGAGCTACGCTTTGGCC CCAAGCCCATGAGGATCAAGGAAGACATCCTAgcctgctcagcagctgagcTCAACTACGGCCTGGCCCAGTTTGTGAAGGAGATAACCCGGCCCAATGGGGAGCGCTATGAACCAGACAGCATCTATTACCTCTGCCTTGGCATCCAGCAG TACCTGCTCGAGAACAATCGTATGGTGAATATATTTACAGACCTTTACTACCTGACCTTCGTGCAGGAGCTGAACAAATCCCTGAGTGGCTGGCAACCCACAATCTTACCAAATA ACACAGTTTTCTCCCGTGTCGAGGAGGAGCACCTCTGGGAGTGCAAACAGCTGGGTGTTTACTCACCCTTTGTGCTTCTCAACACCCTCATGTTCTTCAACACGAAGTTCTTTGGGCTGCAGACGGCGGAGGAGCACATGCAGCTCTCCTTCACCAACGTGGTGCGCCAGTCCCGCAAGTGCACCACAGCCCGTGGCATGACAAAGGTGGTGAGCATCCGCTACTACGCTCCTGCCAAGCAGAAGAAAAGCCGAG ATGGCGGCTCTGGAAAACGGAAGCGTGAGGAGGAGGTACCGATGCTGGAGCAGCGGGAGAACAGGATGAACCCCCTGCGATGCCCAGTCAAGTTTTATGAGTTTTATCTCTCCAAATG CCCCGAGAGCCTGCGGAACCGCAGCGACGTGTTCTACCTGCAGCCCGAGCGGTCGTGCATCGCCGAGTCCCCGCTCTGGTACTCGGTGATCCCCATGGACCGCAGCATGCTGGAGAGCATGCTGAACCGCATCCTGGCCGTCAGGGAGATCTACGAGGAGCACAGTCgcctcagcagcctggaggATGACGTGGACtaa
- the LOC135304536 gene encoding gap junction alpha-3 protein-like, producing MQDGDTPGTALRWVCAHLLDQRVGWHFGRLWGRCVWRVAVLQGTTARAMGDWSLLGRLLENAQEHSTVVGKVWLTVLFVFRILVLGAAAERVWGDELSGFSCDTQQPGCQNACYDSTFPISHLRFWVLQIIFVSTPSLVYLGHILHLVHLEEKVQQQTAARAGSGARRQRPRQPQLPAGNTRARVCMRGAILRTYICNIVFKALLEVGFIVGQYALYGFQLKPLYTCSRWPCPNTVNCYISRPTEKTIFILFMLGVACVSLLLNLVEIYHLALTKCRRGPGPKSRILTAAGGPAGPGSTYVTLPRGGSPLAAGRPPPGLAPLKKAGAWLGVAAGSHRDVRTADLAV from the coding sequence ATGCAGGATGGGGACACTCCAGGGACAGCCTTGCGCTGGGTCTGTGCACACCTGCTTGACCAGAGAGTGGGGTggcattttggcaggttgtggGGCAGATGTGTCTGGAGGGTGGCTGTCTTGCAGGGCACCACAGCACGTGCCATGGGGGACTGGAGCCTGCTGGGCCGGCTGCTGGAGAATGCCCAGGAGCACTCCACGGTGGTGGGGAAGGTCTGGCTCACCGTCCTCTTCGTCTTCCGCATCCTGGTGCTGGGGGCAGCCGCGGAGCGGGTCTGGGGTGACGAGCTGTCTGGCTTCTCCTGTGACACGCAGCAGCCCGGCTGCCAAAATGCCTGCTATGACAGCACCTTCCCCATCTCCCACCTCCGCTTCTGGGTCCTGCAGATCATCTTTGTCTCCACCCCCAGCCTTGTGTATCTGGGGCACATCCTGCACCTGGTGCACCTGGAGGAGAAGGTACAGCAGCAGACGGCGGCGCGGGCCGGCAGCGGGGCCAGGCGGCAGCgccccaggcagccccagctccctgcaggcaaCACGAGGGCACGGGTGTGCATGAGGGGGGCCATCCTGAGGACATACATCTGCAACATCGTCTTCAAGGCTCTCCTGGAAGTGGGCTTCATTGTGGGCCAGTACGCCCTGTACGGGTTCCAGCTGAAGCCCCTCTACACCTGCAgccgctggccctgccccaacACGGTCAACTGCTACATCTCCCGGCCCACTGAGAAGACCATCTTCATCCTCTTCATGCTGGGGGTGGCCTGCGTCTCCCTGCTGCTCAACCTGGTGGAGATCTACCACCTGGCTCTCACCAAGTGCCGTCGGGGGCCAGGCCCCAAGTCCCGCATCCTGACCGCTGCGGGTGGGCCTGCGGGGCCTGGCAGCACCTATGTCACTCTGCCCAGGGGTGGCAGccccctggctgctggcagaCCCCCCCCTGGGCTGGCACCGCTGAAGAAGGCAGGTGCATGGCTAGGGGTGGCTGCTGGGTCCCACAGGGACGTGCGAACGGCAGACCTGGCAGTGTAA
- the GJB1 gene encoding gap junction beta-1 protein, with amino-acid sequence MNWAGLYTVLSGVNRHSTAIGRIWLSVIFIFRIMVLVVAAESVWGDEKSAFTCNTQQPGCNSVCYDHFFPISHIRLWALQLILVTTPALLVAMHVAYQQHQEKKLLVLTGHADPKHMEEVKKHKMRIAGSLWWTYVCSVVFRLLFEAVFMYIFYMLYPGYQMMRLVKCEAYPCPNTVDCFISRPTEKTIFTVFMLVTSSVCIILNMAELVYLVVRACARRSQHHSNPSSAKGSFYGHKHSSEYKQNEINQLLTEQDGSLKDMLRRNSGLQEKGDRCSAC; translated from the coding sequence ATGAATTGGGCCGGCCTCTACACGGTGCTGAGCGGGGTGAACCGCCACTCCACTGCCATCGGGCGCATCTGGCTCTCTGTCATCTTCATCTTCCGGATAATGGTGTTAGTGGTGGCAGCCGAGAGCGTCTGGGGGGATGAGAAATCCGCCTTCACCTGCAAcacccagcagcctggctgcaaCAGCGTCTGCTATGACCACTTCTTCCCCATCTCCCACATCCGTCTGTGGGCCCTGCAGCTCATCCTTGTCACCACACCAGCCCTTCTCGTGGCCATGCACGTGGCCtaccagcagcaccaggagaagaagctgctggtgctgacAGGGCATGCGGATCCCAAGCACATGGAAGAGGTCAAGAAGCACAAGATGCGCATAGCGGGTTCGCTGTGGTGGACATATGTCTGCAGCGTGGTCTTCAGGCTGCTCTTCGAGGCCGTGTTCATGTACATCTTCTACATGCTCTACCCAGGCTACCAGATGATGCGGCTGGTGAAGTGCGAGGCTTACCCCTGCCCCAACACTGTCGACTGCTTCATCTCCCGGCCCACTGAGAAGACCATCTTCACTGTCTTCATGCTGGTCACCTCCAGTGTCTGCATCATCCTCAACATGGCAGAGCTGGTCTACCTGGTGGTGCGGGCCTGTGCCCGCCGAAGCCAGCACCACTCCAACCCCTCGTCGGCGAAGGGCTCCTTCTATGGGCACAAGCATTCCTCCGAGTACAAGCAGAACGAGATCAACCAGCTGCTGACAGAGCAGGACGGTTCCCTCAAGGACATGCTGCGCCgcaactctgggctgcaggagaagggggaccgCTGCTCTGCCTGCTAG
- the ZMYM3 gene encoding zinc finger MYM-type protein 3 isoform X2 has product MDSSEFSGSLDPLSLPDKPLIGDLPADMEFGEDLLGSQTASTQEVSVVQPPGWDQSKQMTADEDLDLVVKADSESELNKSNDCVLDKPGVLDKLEKPGVLDDLGKTSDLVDKPEGLDGLCKAQPSQDVEGGPADSSALSREGIGPETGKEGEDAPKNFSGDVKEDGAAAIPALSGDNAPGSPQQPVPDSRDLSSAPAKEETTAQSSNPTVPPPQISLKQTKKMKLKAPRKSSPVQREGLAGEAEVRLSPDSRTAALPPEPVEKNRAEEGDDSGKNSHKENSVLKAQEALPPAGESLSGKGSEPPAEKEQKRSERPRRSETVRTETVNSSESIPVSDEDSDAMVDDPNDEDFVPFRTRRSTRMSLRAQMAQRAARSTFTKMTCANCRTPLQKGQTAYQRKGLPQLFCSSSCLTTFSKKPPGKKICTFCKKEIWNTKDSVVAQIGSGGSFHEFCTSVCLSLYEAQQHRPAPQSADASDTSRCSVCHKPGEIQHEVSNGNVVHRICSDACFTKFRATKGLKTNCCDNCGLYIYNKGLPLEYLFHEGQQKRFCNSACLNSYKKKNTRVYPCMWCKTLCKNFDMLPNVDRSGKMGLFCSICCTTSHKVKQSGLVGPPRPCSFCRKSLSEPCYYNKTDRVVYQFCSPSCWTKFQRTSPEGGIHLNCHYCHNLFSGKPEILDWQDKVYQFCCKDCCEDFKRLRGVVSQCEHCKQEKLLHEKIRFSGVEKNFCSEGQTSEPKPAVPSTQKAETNMLSAKASSAQTSPAVPPPAPPLVPATPRKNKAAMCKPLMQNRGVSCKFEMKSKGCQTEADWKPQLVVLPIPVPIFVPVPMHMYCQKVPVPFSMPVPVPVPMFLPTTLESTEKIVETIEELKVKIPSNPLEADILAMAEMIAEAEELDKASSDLCDLVSNQSAEGLLEDCDLFGPARDDVLAMAVKMANVLDEPGQDLEADFPKNPLDINPSVDFLFDCGLVGPDDVSTEQDLPRAVRKGQKRLVLSESCSRDSMSSQPSCTVLNYSYGVNAWKSWVQAKYAGGETSKGEELRFGPKPMRIKEDILACSAAELNYGLAQFVKEITRPNGERYEPDSIYYLCLGIQQYLLENNRMVNIFTDLYYLTFVQELNKSLSGWQPTILPNNTVFSRVEEEHLWECKQLGVYSPFVLLNTLMFFNTKFFGLQTAEEHMQLSFTNVVRQSRKCTTARGMTKVVSIRYYAPAKQKKSRDGGSGKRKREEEVPMLEQRENRMNPLRCPVKFYEFYLSKCPESLRNRSDVFYLQPERSCIAESPLWYSVIPMDRSMLESMLNRILAVREIYEEHSRLSSLEDDVD; this is encoded by the exons ATGGATTCCAGTGAATTTTCAGGATCCTTGGACCCCCTGTCCTTGCCTGACAAACCGCTCATTGGTGATCTCCCTGCTGACATGGAGTTTGGTGAAGATCTCCTGGGCTCCCAAACAGCTTCCACCCAGGAAGTTTCAGTTGTTCAGCCCCCTGGCTGGGATCAATCCAAACAGATGACTGCAGATGAGGACTTGGACCTTGTAGTGAAAGCAGACAGCGAGTCTGAACTAAATAAATCAAATGACTGTGTTCTAGATAAACCTGGTGTCTTGGATAAGCTGGAGAAACCTGGTGTCTTAGATGATTTGGGTAAAACCTCTGACTTGGTGGATAAACCAGAGGGTCTGGATGGGCTGTGTAAGGCACAACCTTCCCAGGACGTGGAAGGTGGACCGGCAGACTCCTCTGCCTTATCTAGAGAAGGCATTGGTCCAGAAACAGGGAAAGAAGGGGAGGATGCACCAAAAAATTTTTCTGGGGATGTAAAGGAAGATGGTGCTGCTGCTATTCCTGCACTGTCTGGTGACAATGCTCCTGGATCACCCCAACAACCTGTCCCTGATTCCAGGGATCTCAGCAGTGCCCCGGCCAAGGAAGAAACCACAGCACAGTCCTCAAATCCCACAGTGCCCCCACCCCAAATCAGTCTTAAACAAACAAAGAAGATGAAGTTGAAGGCACCAAGGAAAAGCTCACCTGtgcagagggaagggctggcaggggaggCAGAGGTGCGACTGAGCCcagacagcagaactgcagctTTGCCCCCTGAGCCTGTGGAGAAAAACCGGGCAGAGGAAGGGGATGATAGTGGGAAGAACTCACATAAAGAAAACAGTGTACTCAAAGCACAGGAAGCCTTACCACCAGCAG GAGAAAGCCTGTCTGGGAAGGGAAGCGAGCCACCAGCTGAGAAG GAGCAGAAAAGAAGTGAACGACCCAGAAGATCAGAAACTGTCAGGACTGAGACTGTGAACTCCTCAGAGAGCA ttcCAGTGTCTGATGAAGACTCTGATGCGATGGTGGATGATCCCAACGACGAGGATTTCGTCCCTTTCCGTACGCGGCGCTCCACTCGGATGTCGCTGCGCGCGCAGATGGCGCAGCGAGCCGCCCGCTCCACCTTCACCAAGATGACGTGTGCCAACTGCAGGACCCCCCTGCAGAAGGGCCAGACTGCCTACCAGCGAAAAGGGCTTCCTCAGCTcttctgctccagctcctgtctCACCACCTTCTCAAAAAAACCGCCTGGCAAGAAGATATGCACCTTCTGCAAAAA GGAGATCTGGAACACCAAGGACTCTGTGGTTGCCCAGATTGGTTCAGGTGGCTCTTTCCATGAGTTCTGCACCTCTGTCTGCCTTTCCCTCTACGaggcccagcagcacagaccaGCACCTCAGTCTGCAGATGCCTCGGACACCAGCCGCTGCAGTGTTTGCCACAAACCTGGCGAG ATCCAGCACGAGGTCAGCAATGGGAACGTGGTTCACCGCATCTGCAGTGACGCCTGCTTCACCAAGTtccgggccaccaaggggcTGAAAACGAACTGCTGTGACAACTGTGGACTTTATATCTACAACAAGGGCTTGCCCCTGGAGTACCTCTTCCATGAAGGCCAGCAAAAACGCTTTTGCAACTCTGCGTGTCTCAACAGTTACAAGAAG AAGAACACTCGGGTCTACCCCTGCATGTGGTGCAAGACGCTGTGCAAGAACTTTGACATGCTGCCCAACGTGGATCGCAGTGGCAAGATGGGCCTGTTCTGCTCCATCTGCTGCACTACCTCCCACAAAGTGAAGCAGTCAGGCTTAGTTG GTCCCCCCAGACCCTGCAGCTTCTGCAGAAAGAGTTTATCTGAACCCTGCTATTACAACAAGACAGACCGGGTTGTCTACCAgttctgcagccccagctgctggacCAAATTCCAG CGCACCAGCCCGGAAGGTGGGATCCACCTCAACTGCCATTACTGTCACAATCTGTTCAGCGGGAAGCCGGAGATCCTGGACTGGCAG GACAAGGTGTATCAGTTCTGCTGCAAGGACTGCTGCGAGGACTTCAAGCGGCTGCGTGGGGTGGTGTCTCAGTGTGAACACTGCAagcaggagaagctgctgcatGAGAAGATCCGTTTCTCTGGAGTGGAGAAGAACTTCTGCAGCGAAG GTCAGACTTCAGAACCAAAACCAGCTGTCCCTTCCACACAGAAGGCAGAAACTAACATG CTGTCAGCAAAGGCCTCCTCAGCCCAAACctctccagctgtgccaccTCCTGCCCCACCTCTGGTTCCAGCCACCCCTCGGAAAAACAAAGCTGCCATGTGTAAACCACTGATGCAGAACCGGGGTGTCTCCTGCAAGTTTGAAATGAAGTCCAAAGGATGTCAGACAG AGGCTGACTGGAAGCCCCAGCTGGTTGTGTTGCCAATCCCCGTCCCGATCTTCGTGCCTGTGCCTATGCATATGTACTGCCAGAAAGTACCTGTGCCTTTCTCCATGCCTGTCCCG gtgcctgtgccaATGTTCCTGCCCACCACACTGGAGAGCACAGAGAAGATCGTGGAGACCATTGAGGAACTGAAGGTGAAGATCCCCTCCAATCCCCTAGAGGCTGACATCCTGGCCATGGCTGAGATGATTGCAGAGGCTGAGGAACTGGACAAAGCCTCCTCAGACTTGTGTG ACCTGGTGAGTAACCAGAGTGCAGAGGGTCTCCTGGAGGACTGTGATCTGTTCGGACCAGCGCGGGACGATGTGTTGGCTATGGCTGTCAAGATGGCAAATGTCCTCGATGAGCCAGGCCAGGACCTAGAGGCTGACTTCCCTAAGA ACCCTCTGGACATCAACCCCAGTGTGGATTTCCTCTTTGACTGTGGGCTGGTGGGACCAGATGATGTGTCCACAGAGCAAGATCTGCCTCGAGCTGTCCGGAAG GGGCAGAAGCGCCTGGTGCTCTCTGAAAGCTGTTCCCGGGACTCGAtgagcagccagcccagctgtaCCGTGCTCAACTACTCATATGGTGTGAATGCCTGGAAGTCCTGGGTACAAGCCAAGTATGCAGGGGGAGAAACCAGCAAGGGAGAGGAGCTACGCTTTGGCC CCAAGCCCATGAGGATCAAGGAAGACATCCTAgcctgctcagcagctgagcTCAACTACGGCCTGGCCCAGTTTGTGAAGGAGATAACCCGGCCCAATGGGGAGCGCTATGAACCAGACAGCATCTATTACCTCTGCCTTGGCATCCAGCAG TACCTGCTCGAGAACAATCGTATGGTGAATATATTTACAGACCTTTACTACCTGACCTTCGTGCAGGAGCTGAACAAATCCCTGAGTGGCTGGCAACCCACAATCTTACCAAATA ACACAGTTTTCTCCCGTGTCGAGGAGGAGCACCTCTGGGAGTGCAAACAGCTGGGTGTTTACTCACCCTTTGTGCTTCTCAACACCCTCATGTTCTTCAACACGAAGTTCTTTGGGCTGCAGACGGCGGAGGAGCACATGCAGCTCTCCTTCACCAACGTGGTGCGCCAGTCCCGCAAGTGCACCACAGCCCGTGGCATGACAAAGGTGGTGAGCATCCGCTACTACGCTCCTGCCAAGCAGAAGAAAAGCCGAG ATGGCGGCTCTGGAAAACGGAAGCGTGAGGAGGAGGTACCGATGCTGGAGCAGCGGGAGAACAGGATGAACCCCCTGCGATGCCCAGTCAAGTTTTATGAGTTTTATCTCTCCAAATG CCCCGAGAGCCTGCGGAACCGCAGCGACGTGTTCTACCTGCAGCCCGAGCGGTCGTGCATCGCCGAGTCCCCGCTCTGGTACTCGGTGATCCCCATGGACCGCAGCATGCTGGAGAGCATGCTGAACCGCATCCTGGCCGTCAGGGAGATCTACGAGGAGCACAGTCgcctcagcagcctggaggATGACGTGGACtaa